From one Paeniglutamicibacter psychrophenolicus genomic stretch:
- a CDS encoding GntR family transcriptional regulator — translation MSKNIRPAASGREKAYQYLRENVLIDSTMQGKFLNEQELAAEIGVSRTPVREALLLLVSDGLVELIPQRGAYIPVVTGREISELMELRGVLESHAARLAIASGNVPAEAMAQTLKQQADLPAAHEAESAREFIRLDAQFHQQLIDAAGNELISRTYSKLHVRQVMVGIDALFRTSGRREHVCREHQDILDALVQGDGQQAQAAIDHHLNVTRDILLRT, via the coding sequence ATGTCGAAAAATATCCGCCCGGCTGCCTCTGGCCGCGAAAAGGCCTACCAGTACCTGCGTGAGAACGTTCTGATCGATTCAACAATGCAGGGCAAGTTCCTCAATGAGCAAGAGCTGGCGGCCGAAATCGGCGTATCCCGAACCCCCGTGCGCGAGGCCCTGCTGCTGCTGGTTTCCGACGGGCTGGTCGAATTGATTCCCCAGCGCGGTGCCTACATCCCCGTGGTCACCGGTCGCGAGATATCCGAGCTCATGGAACTGCGTGGAGTCCTGGAAAGCCACGCAGCCCGTCTCGCCATCGCCTCGGGAAACGTTCCGGCCGAGGCGATGGCCCAAACCCTGAAGCAGCAGGCCGACCTGCCGGCGGCCCACGAGGCGGAATCGGCGCGGGAGTTCATCCGGCTCGACGCGCAGTTCCACCAGCAACTCATCGACGCGGCCGGCAACGAATTGATCTCCCGGACCTACAGCAAGCTCCACGTGCGCCAGGTGATGGTCGGCATTGACGCGTTGTTCCGCACCAGTGGTCGACGTGAGCATGTTTGCCGCGAACACCAGGACATCCTCGATGCCCTGGTCCAGGGTGATGGCCAACAGGCCCAAGCGGCCATTGACCATCACCTGAACGTCACCCGGGACATCCTGCTGCGCACCTGA
- a CDS encoding carbon-nitrogen hydrolase family protein gives MRLALAQIISGGKPAENLALVRRYSEDAKARGAELVIFPEATMCAFGNPLAEVVEPIDGPWATAVRAMASEIGITIVAGMFTPGNGGRVRNTLLATGPDVEASYDKIHLFDAFGFSESDSVDAGTEPVVFRRGGITFGLATCYDVRFPALFTANAAAGAQVNIVCASWGAGEGKLEQWELLCRARALDSTTFVVACGQGDPASVGIAATSSAPTGVGASAAVSPLGSVLVSLGAEPGLAVVDVDVSILDEVRAKLPVLANARTFEHAKR, from the coding sequence ATGCGTTTGGCATTGGCACAGATCATCAGCGGCGGAAAACCGGCAGAAAACCTTGCCCTGGTTCGCCGCTACTCGGAAGACGCGAAGGCCCGCGGAGCCGAGCTCGTCATCTTCCCCGAGGCCACCATGTGCGCCTTCGGCAATCCGCTGGCCGAGGTGGTCGAACCGATCGACGGTCCGTGGGCCACGGCGGTTCGCGCCATGGCCTCGGAGATCGGCATCACCATTGTTGCAGGCATGTTCACCCCCGGCAACGGCGGCAGGGTCCGAAACACCCTGCTGGCCACCGGGCCCGACGTGGAAGCCTCGTATGACAAGATCCATCTCTTTGACGCTTTCGGCTTTTCGGAATCCGACAGCGTGGATGCCGGCACCGAGCCGGTGGTGTTCCGGCGGGGCGGAATCACTTTCGGGCTGGCCACTTGCTATGACGTGCGATTCCCGGCTCTCTTCACGGCAAATGCGGCAGCGGGCGCACAGGTGAACATCGTTTGCGCCTCGTGGGGCGCCGGCGAGGGCAAGCTCGAGCAGTGGGAACTCCTTTGCCGTGCCCGCGCCCTGGACAGCACCACCTTTGTGGTTGCCTGTGGCCAGGGGGACCCGGCGAGCGTCGGCATCGCCGCGACGTCATCGGCACCGACGGGCGTCGGGGCCAGCGCCGCGGTATCCCCGTTGGGGTCGGTGCTGGTCTCGCTCGGTGCCGAACCGGGCCTGGCCGTGGTTGACGTCGACGTCTCGATCCTGGACGAGGTGAGGGCCAAGCTGCCCGTGCTGGCCAACGCACGCACCTTCGAACACGCCAAGCGATAA